The genomic segment TGCACAGCCTTCAGCCCCTCTTTCAATGAgctttaaaaacatgaattgGTATAATTTCCAAAATCGCAAAAGGTTGTGATTTAACACAGCCTTATTAACACACTATTTTGCCACAGAGTAAAATTTATGacatatttctgtgtttgttttcatggtCACCACTgtccattttttttcatttagtaaGTCAGGATATTGTGTTTGGGAAGAGCACTAACAATGCTGTACAAATACTACTGTCTGGAGACATTCAGTCTTGGAATGTTTTGCATCCTGTCCTGCTTTTATTTCTGCCTTTCTGTGAATGGTGTCCTCCTTCCAGTCAGTGCACCCAGTGGGTCATCTGTGAAAGCCTTTCTCACCTTACCTCCGACCCCCAGTCATGTTAAGGGCCTTGATCTTTGGCATTCAGCCTTGTCTCATAGGGTGTTAATGGGGTTAACAGCATCCCTGCAAACTGACTGACCACcaacacactttcacacacatacactgatacTGTGTTGCTCACAGTATCAGTGTATGTGTTGaatgtacacacccacacacaggaATGGGACTGAACTCTGAACTCACCATCCTGATGAATACTTCCTGTCTGCCACAGCTTTCCTGTTTGCCACTAACattgtgctctgtgtgtgtgtgtgtgtgtgtgtgtgtgtgtgtgtgtgtgtgtgtgtgtgtgtgtgtgtgtgtgtgtgtgtgtgtgtgcgtcttgATTAGTGCATTCCAGTCTAAATGACTATCTCACCACTAAGCCCCATTCCTGCCTCATTCCTAAGTACTCCAAATCTTGTGGCTGCTTAGGTGTTAAATCACCATGgtgatggaaaaaaaatgcagtcCACTTGCAATGCAATTCACTCTATCTCACATcgaattcacacacacacaaacgccaAAACATGCTGGTAAACCTGTGAAAAGGTCACAAACTgtggggcgaattcacaaagaatgaattgcggCATCATTTGCAACCGCTATCTGTGCCGTCTCAAGGTCAGATTCACAAAATATATTGCGGTAATGATATTACAGTGCAAACACGCCCATaaaatttgccattgttttctgtctgttaaatgttcatctgcagtTTTCTGTTGAAAACTGATGAAAGAGTTAATAGCATTCCCACACAAGAAAGAGTTAATAGCATTCCCACACAAGAGACTTATCAAGCATTCAGCTGCCATAGCAACAGTCAGTGTGAGTCATTGGTCCGTTAAGCTTCAGTACTGACCCCctcactgtcttcctctccttctttcacCCTCaccctaacacacacatacacacatttggaaGCAGAGAAAGAGTAAGACTGGGCCTCCTCACCTCACAAGTGTGAATGTAGTCTAAGGAGCTTGACCCAAAAGAGATTTGTGGACTGCATGTCTTGTTAATGCAATATCACAAGACTGACTGAATCCCAGTGAACACagtaaggtttttttttcttctcagtaATAAGGTAGACAGAAGAGGGTGGGTGGTGCTTCTCTCCAAAGCTGTTCAGTGTTTCACAGGAACAGACACTAGGAGCTTTCCATATGTTATAGTATGGTATTTCAACAAACCAGTGGAAGAGCAGCTGATTTGGTGATTAGTCAATCAGCCAGCCGGTCCAGTACCAGTGAACCACTGACTCAGAGTGTAATCACTAGCTTGTCACTGCTCAAGTTTTCAGTACTGTGACTCAGGCAGAACACTAATTATGAGACATTACTAGATTTTGTCGCAGTAAaacttttttattcattaataaGCGACTAAGTGACTTCAAGTTGAGCTGTATAataggtgtgtgagtgtactgGAGACAGTTGTGTTTAATTAGTTAGTATTTTTACGAGGGGAGATCCTGTTGTTTCTAAATGCAGACCATCTATCGCACCCTCCACGTTTATTTGAGGATGTTAAAATACCTTTCTTCCCCTGCTTACCGCAGgccacatgcatacacatacagtacacacagataGGGGTTTACAACTGAACCACACACCGTACTAATGCCTTGTTAGTgtgttctgattcatttatgCAGAGATTATAGGGTCTGTGTGTTGACTGACTTACTAACATGGAAACGCTCATGTCAACACTGTGAAGAAGCCGCAAGAAGGTTTAatcaaacacagcaaactatGATTTCTCACATGCATTTCACTgcatattgatttttttttttttctgcagtggATTGAGAGTACACACTCACTGACTTTAGTGagcttctgtctgtgtttcatttAGAGAAAATAGGCATATTCAGCCGGTTCTGGTTAGTTTTCCATATATGTCATCCCTCCAAAACACCACAACCAATACACAAACAACAGGAAGTGCCCTCAGAGTATATCTGCATCTCCATGACTGGTGGGTATAGTATTGCACACCAAAGCCCCACCCATGGGTGAAACAATAGTCTTTGAGAACCTCAGGTCCAGTTCTAGAAAAGAATAATATCTGGCCTCACTACAGTTATATTGGCCTATGCTATTTAGACTTTCTATTCTTCCCATAATCCCCAGGGAGTCCACTACACCGAAGAAAGCCCTTTACACTCTTATCAGATCTGACCTTTTCGTCTGTAATGAATGAGTGCTTAGGTGCAGACATTATTAAGAGACAGACGTGGGTCTGTGCACATGAGATCCCAGTTGTTTATGAATAATGACCAGTCACTtcctctgcttgtgtgtgtttgggccaTTGTGTGCAAGTGTTTTACAGTCAAAAGGAAGAGGATAGATAGCATATACACGCTACACCCTCGCCCTAAGAACAGAAGCACCCAATGGCTTTGACTGAGTGCCTAAGAAAGGATCTGTCAGCATGTTTTTATCAGATATTCACGCTATTCACAGTCGCGTCATAAAGACTACAACAGTTTCGTTAATACAATCGGCTTATGTAGCTGaagaacattttgaaacagcacaaaatcacaacaaaaatgtCTAATTTTAAACTGGAGGGTGACTTAATTGCACCTTGCACATGTACAACTTATCCTAAAACATCAAAGTCTACAGCTTTAGTGGTCTCGTGCCTGAACACAGTTACAAACACCTATCTTATCTCCCCAGCTCTGTCCCATATgtagccaacacacacacacttgcatggtCGCTCACGCACTATCTACCCTGCCCGCTATATTTAGCACCATGCTACATTAGCACTTCACACTCCATTGAAAATGTACGGTACAGCAACACTTTTGATAAGAGTGCTGACTTTCTTTCTTCATGCttgtgaacacatacagtacttaaaAACATACATTAGGCTGTGTTTACATACTTTTTCATAATATTTCTGCACCTCCtcccctttcctccctctcatCCCTCTGTCCATTGTTTTCTCAGACTGTTAAAATTCCTGGGCTGTGACCTGTTCCTCCCTTAGctccctttctcctcttttcctcccttaTCCTGTCATAGCTGGGTCTTCTACtatactttgtttcttttctcacatTTGTCAGTTCTTGCTGCTTAGTTTTACTTCCTTTACTAATGGTTGGTCAGTGTAcatcagaggtgtgtgtgtgtgtgtgtgtgtgtgtgtgtgtgtgtgtgtgtgtgtgtgtgtgtgtgtgtgtgttcacatgtctGCTCCAGCTGATAGATGCAGGCCCACTTGTGTTCTGAAATAGCCCACACACTACTCTTTCTCTAACAAGAAACAGACTCAGATtttgtgaatgtctgtgtgtgtgtgtgtgtgtgtgtgtgtgtgcgcacatacATACAGGGGTCTGACTAAACAAAGCTAGGGTACTTCAATTGCTGGGGCCACAGAAAGCTTCTTTCCCCCTTCATCACTCCTCCTCTGACCCCtcgttacacacacacatacgcacacacacctcccaacCACAGAGCCCAGAGCAGGAAGCACAGTCcctgagggagggaggaggggtcaGGAGGAGGGGAGGCATAAAACGCCCCCTCCCTCCTCAACCTTCCTAGCAAAGctacaggagaggaggaaacttAACTTTACACACTTTCTcttcaccaacacacacatgcctacAGATGGTGAACACCCGCCAACTCATAACGTTCTGTTCCCCTGCGTCTGGGAGGATTTAAGATACACACATGCTGTGGAGTACGTCTTGGGGGAAACTTTCTCACCCAGCTGGCTTTGGCTGCATTTAAAGAGGAGCTGATGGTTCATAAAGGGGAcggaaaagagacaaaaagaaaagccGAGCAGAGGAAAGAAAGCCTCCTCCCTCTCACGCTGTCTTTCTCCAGAGTGAGGTCATCCAGCGAAGGGATCTGCTGTGGACAAGACCGCCTGGTCTGGACCTGATCAGAGAGCCCCAGACTAGgttctcttctctccctccacctccttctcttttcctaactcctcctcttcatcagcttcctttttttctcctcctcctcctcattatCCATTGCATTTTCTCTCAAAACAAATGGGAACATACAGAGAAGAGAATAGAGGATTTGGCTGAAGGCTGTGTGGATTTAATGTgaagcatgtttttgtgtgagtaGCCctaaagagtgtgtgtttctcctaAACCTCAGGTGTTCCAATGGCGTCAGTTGGAGAACCTCTACTTCAGAGAGAAGAAGTTTTCAGTGGAAGTTCATGACCCCAGAAGGTAAATTTATATCACAAATATAAGATGGTGTCAACTTGCTACAGtgcttttgttgaaacagtttgaTTATCTGTGTTTTCAAAAACATATTGAATTGCATGATAGACTCAGCTCTTCTGGTTGGATGATCATTATCTCGTACCAGTTCTAGTTTAGTGATTGAATGTTATTGTGATTGAATTTTCTCCAGCTACTAGTTGGAAGTGATAGAATTTTCCCTCAGTTATGGACACCTTCCAGTAGCTTTTACTGTAAATTACCACTGTGCCATATGTGAATGTGTTAAGATtcaaattacatacagtacagtacaggaAAGGAGAGATTGGAATCTAATTCAGTAATGGTTGCAGCATTTATCTTGGCAATTGAGCAAGATATTGGGGATGTCCCGGTGGAGCCTGACACAGATTGATAGGCTGATTATTAACACACTTGTGCAgccacatgcatgcacaaacacatgtgcgctttcacacacacagggtaaACCCTTGATAGTTGACCACAGAAGGATAGATGGCTGTGCGAATGCTGTTTTGTGGAGGAAGTGACCTCtcttgtgtttatttaacatgGCTGTATATGTGGAGTGTTATTCTACAGacagggggagggagggaatgGGAGAAAAAGAGACTGACAGGGTGAAACAGAGAGCAGTGGTGTTTTCTTTAAAGGAAGCTGTCATTAGGGTGAGCTGGTCTGTTGCTCAGCTACAGATGTGTGTTTAAATAAGGATGAGTAAACAATGAGGAACGACGTGTGTGGCTTTGCAAAAAATATCTATCAggttttttctttctcaagcCTCTAATATATTTCTCCCTcttaacagcagcagtagtaatTGTATGAGTTGTTGCGGTATTGTAGTCAGGTTCGAATGTTTTCACTGTTGTAAATATGTAGCCATCTTTTGTATTCAGTGTGTATAAGGAGGCCTTGTGTCCGCTCCTACTGTAGGGCGTCGGTGACAAGAAGGACATTTGGTCACAGTGGCATCGCTGTGCATACGTGGTACGCCTGTCCTGCCCTCATCAAGTCCATCTGGGCCATGGCCATCAGCCAACACCAGTTCTACCTGGACCGCAAGCAGAGCAAGGTCAGTCAGGCCCaccacatacgcacacacaccacagacatgATTTGAAATGTACAAGACATACAGCAAACTCAGCAACCCTGGTCAATAAGAAAGTTGCAATTAAACTGCTTaataggggtgtaacggtacacaaaattcacggttCGGTATGAACCTTGGTTTTGGGTTCACGGTTCGGTATGTTTTcagtacagcagggaaaacaaaacaatgcagaaaataacatttttgtcatttattttgaaaaaaaaacattcaacaggggctcattggccataattcttactgtaacagttaatgcactcaaatactgaCATATAATTAAGAATAAATagcacaaatgtcagtaatgctccatcgtaaGAGTCTGACTGCAGCTTGCACTCATTTATACAGGGCAGACACAACCGCTTTGACCATATGCACAAATTCTTGTCTTTCAGTCCGTTTTATCACGCTCCGCTAATCGATACATTCAGGTGATGCCCTCgtaaatgtcatgtttgaagtgtttccacagacatatcCGACTGCAGTTAAACAATATCAGCATACAGTTTTTGTGACACGTAAGACGGAACTACATCTTGAGACCGTGGACGTTTGTATCGCAGATTTGGTCTCGGTTTCAGAACCGTTACACCCCTACTGCTTAATGATATGCTTTGACACACCCTCTCCGTTCTTGTCTGTCCAGTCTAAGATCCATGCAGCGCGGAGTTTGAGTGAGATCGCTATAGACCTTACAGAAACAGGAACTCTGAAGACCTCCAAACTGGCCAACATGGGCAGCAAGGGCAAAATTATAAGTGGCAGCAGTGGCAGTCTGCTCTCCTCAGGTCAGTAcgtggtcagtgtgtgtgtgtgtgtgtgtgtgtgtggtggtggtgagggggAGTCTCGCTGACAActggagagaaacagaaacagctgctTCTGGAAAGAGGCCATTGATTCTGTGCTGAatgttctcacacacatactgtacacatacccCACCCAGTGTCTTTCTGTATGTATAGACCACCATTCCCACCCTCCATGTCACACAGACTCATCCTCCAGAGGCCCCTGCCCTCTCTAAATATAGTGGGTGAGGGAATGAAAAGGACAGCGGGTCAGTGAACAAGTAATGAGTGTGACAGGATGATTTGTACACGAACCATGCTCTCCACATTTTGATCTTCCTGGTCGgatctgttttttcctttacaacTCTTTTCAGTATAGATACATGTATCTCCCCCCTTCCTCCCTAATCCCTTCCCTTTATCTCGTCAACTATCCATTCCTAGTCCATTCCAATCTCCCTTTTCACCACTATTTGTTCTTCTCTAgttccacccccaccccacatcATACAGGGTGTCTCTGCcttatctgtctgtgtcttgtcCCTTGTCTCATTGATGTCAGTGTGTTGATTTCATGATCCACTGCTGATTGGAGGCCTTCTCTGCCCAGCAACATAAACATGTCACAGGAACTGTGATGTCACATCCATGCAACTCCCCTCTCCGCCACAGCCAATACATCTCTGACTGCGGCTGTCCAGATAGCCAGATCTAGATCATAGAGTTTGTCTGATAATTTGAAACCCTGGTGGCTGCAAATGAGGCTCTACAGAAATATGATTGTTCAGCATCACGTAACACACCCAACTGAATGTATTTTAGCTGTAACAACAGTTGGATGGTCACTGCAAGGGTTTGTGTACCTACAAAACAATAGGTGTAGAAACATTGAATTTAAATATAGTATATCTTGGAACAATAGAGAGCCATGTAATGTTTCTTTCTGCCACAACTGTTTCAGCAGTGGTTAGTTTGTATTGTTGCTATGTTTGACAGTGAACCACATAGAGTCACtgagagagcaacagagagaaacagaatgTGTGTTGGGTGAGTGTATGTGTTATTTTCAACAAGGCATGTTGCAAACAAGACTGGCACCATCTCAGGACCTTGGAGATTGTGCGTCACAGACTTTGTCTTATACTGTCCCTTCCTTGAAACACTCACCCTCGCACAAACACTAAAACTCAGTTTCCTTATCGAAACGTTCCATTCACTTCCCTGTAAACATCCTGCAAGGCTGGCAGGTGCACGCACAATTTCTACCTCCCCTCCACAATCTGGCTCAAAAGAAGTCCCCACAACtccaaaaaaacacacacacacacacatgctcctgACCCCTGCCCTCATGTTATGTGTTGTCTATACTTTGCAGGCTCTCAGGAATCGGACAGCTCCCAGACAGCTAAGAAGGACATGTTGGCAGCACTGAGGGCCAGGCAGGATGCTCTGGAGGAAACGCTAAGACAGAGACTTGAAGAACTCAAGAGCATCTGCATCAGAGAGGCGGTatgagaaaacacagacagatttgGCAAATATTTTGAAAACCAGAATACTTTTCAGCTCTTCCTTTCcaacttaatttatttccatGTCCCCTTTTCGTCTTTCCTAGGAGCTGACAGGAAAGCTTCCTAAGGAATATCCTCTGGATCCAGGAGAAGAGCCGCCCACAGTGAGACGGAAGATCGGTACTGCCTTCAAACTGGACGAGCAGAAAATTCTTCCTAAGGGAGAGGTGAAGCTCCAACTCCCTGTTCTTCTCAGTAGCACTTTATCACACTCTCAAATCTCCCCACTCCCCACACAGGCCAAATAAAAGCAGGAGGTCATCTAGTGGTGTcaatgtttaaaacaaatacataatacCACAAGTACCTGTGCCATGCACTCTGCTGCAGTGCAATATGTCGAATGGAGTGCTAATTAGTCAATAGTTTTTATCTCCTTTTAACCCAGTTGCGATGTTAATGATCCATTTATGATGGGCATTATAGATCAGAACTGGTGTTTAAAAGTTCTTATACAGTTATACAGTTGTTCAGGATTaacttcatttaaaatgctCAGATAATGGTTGGGATGATGAATGACATAATGATAAGTTAACCGATCCCTAATCATTTGGAACATTAGATAACAATGAAAAGCCACAGTCTGAGACGTCTTTGACCTTGTAAAAGTAGTTGCACTGCATCTTTGCCTTGCTGTCTTTTTGTGCCACAGCTAGATTTTCCAGAGCAGCAGAACTTCTAAAAATAGTCTGGCAGCATTCTCGCCACAGGAAGTGGTGATAGTAGGATTGTGTGCACGCCTGTATGTGtgcaggcatgtgtgtgtgggtgtgtgtcgcTGAGGTTGTATGCTTTGAAAAGAATCCAGGGACACAATCTCACAAAGCTGCCTTGCAAGCAGAAAGATGTTTCTTAATTTAGATTGAACACCTtaaactcatacacacacagaaacagaagccACTCTGGCAGTAGTGTGAAGGGATTGTTATAGAAAGGGATTCCTCAGAACTGAGGTAGTTTAGTAAGATGTTGACCCAAGTGAATACATCATCGTTCTGTCTCTCCGGAGGCAAGTGAAATCATGTGTGTTCTCACATATATGAGTGCACATATTACATGCACGCTGTACACAGTGTGTGTCACAGGATTGCCATGAGTTTATTTCCTTGTCTATAATCACATTCACAAGTTTTTACTATACTATGCTATTCAACAGGATACTACATCATATATATTGCAGTATGTAGATACACATTTTGCAGTGCAGTAAACATATATGCAATACATTTGCAGCATGACAGAGTATGTTTTACTTGGTCCACCTAATAGTCTCTGCTCCACAAATCTCAGGAGGAGTGAAACGGAGGGGAGGATGGATTGATGGAGAGGTGTTATTATTGGGGGACAGAGGGTCTCAATAGAGAATATCCAGTGGTGAGAAAATGCAGGGCTGCAGCACAGATAAATGATTTCCGCAGTGTGTTTTCTCTGGcaaggctttgtgtgtgtgtctaaccaAATACGTTGCATGGGAGAGTTACCGTCTGAATACTTGTCTGCAAACTAAGCCTTGTTGTTTTTGGATTGTGCGTCAATATCTGTTGCTAAAACTGTGAGTGaatccagtgtttttgtgcttgtgttATTCAGAGTTTGcactcatgtttgtgtgtgtgtgcttatccCAGGAAGAGGAACTGGAGCGTTTGGAGCGGGAGTTTGCCATTCAGTCCCAGATTACAGAGGCAGCCAGGCGTCTTGCCAGCGATCCTCACGTGAGCAGCAAGAAGCtgaagaaacagaggaagactTCTTATCTGAACGCACTGAAGAAGCTCCAGGAAATTGAGAACTCTATCAATGAGTACCGGGTCCGCTCTGGCAAGAAGCCTACGCAGAGGGCATCGCTTATCATAGAGGGTACCAATATACTCCTATTCACTGGAGGaaaatttgattgttttcatatctcttatttttctattagCTGTAGTTGTCACCACACACAGCAGTATTCTTCTCAAGTACTGTTTAGAGCGGTAATAGAAGTCCATACATTGGATTTTTCCAACATTGTTGTTTTATACATCAAAGATTTGTAAACATGAGGGTTTTAAGCTTTTagattttgtaattgtatgaTGTCTaatctcttgtttttgtttctctgtcttataGAGGCCAATATTGGTTCTGAAGACAGTTCATTGTCTGATGCACTGGTCTTGGATGATGGTGAGTCTCTATCTTTCACATTAACTCGCTGATGCGTGTGCTTTTGTGGCTCATGATAATGATTTTATTGAATGTTATCCTATCTTAATTGCTCTAACTTCAGTCTTCAATTTCACTGTATTTCAGATGATCCTCAAGTTACAGGTACCCCCACCTTCTCTCCAGTAGCATCACCCCACAAGGGCCTCCCTCCTCGACCACCATCTCACAGTCGGCCCCCTCCACCGCAGTCCCTGGATGGCCTGCGACACCTACACTACACACGCTCTGACTACGATAAATCACCCATCAAACCCAAGATGTGGAGTGAATCGTCACTGGATGAGCCCTATGAAAAAGTCAAGAAGCGCTCCTCTCACTCCAGGTATGAGGGAGTTTATCTTAACTAGCCCTTTCAAATAGAGCTGCTGTATATTAACATATATGTGTGAGGCTGCCCAGAATTATTTTAATCAACCACAAGTGCACAATTTGCAGAATTGTTTAGTCATCTCAAATGTAACTAATCCAATGAAAATTAGCAGTAATGTGCAGTAGGTTGTGAAAGGAGTATATTTGTAATagaatgtattatattataaattatgCTTGTTTTCCTTGCCTCTTTGTCAAGTCACAGGCGTTTCCCAAGCTCTGGCAGTGCAGAAGCAGGGGGTAGCAACTCTCTGCAGAGCAGTCCCATCAGGAGCCTCCCTCACTGGAACTCTCAGTCCAGCATGCCATCAACCCCGGACCTTAGGACCAGGACTCCACACTACGTACATTCCACTAGGTCAGTCTTTATACCTTCAATTTTTTACTGGTTGTCCAAGACCTATATCTCTCTTGTAAACATTCTTCTTGGTTCTACATCTTACAGGTCAGTGGACATCAGTCCCACACGTCTGCACAGTCTCGCTCAGCACTTTAGGAACCGCAGCTCAAGCCTTGAGTCCCAGGGCAAACTGTTGGCCTCCGAGCCCGATGCTCACCCGCACACCCTGGGCACACTGGGCAGCCCTGACTTCTTTCTGGGCCCAGGACGCAGCTCCAATGGCTCTGACCCACTGGACGACTGCTCATCCTGCACCAGCCAAAGCAGCTCAGAGCATTACTACCCCTCTGGTGGAGCCCCTGGCAGCAACCCCAACTACTCTACTCTGGGAGAGGACTCACCCTCCAAAGCcaggcagaggcagaggcaaAGGCACAGGTAAGAGCAGGAGAGATGCAGGAAAAGAGGCTTTCTTTACACAAACcatttttttgacaaaatgtattaaatgtaaagaaatttattattattatatatatttattattatatttttttcagttcagtAGCGAGATTGATGtttgtgttgtcttttgttcttttccCAGGTCTGCAGGTCACCTGGGTTCCTCTAACTCCGGCTCCATGCCAAACTTGGCAGCTAAGAACGGCTCTGGTGGAGGCTCAGGTGGAGGTGTGATGGGAGGGGGACACCACGGAGTCTACCTCCACAGCCAGAGCCAGCCCTCCTCCCAGTACCGCATCAAGGAGTACCCGCTATACGTGGAGGGTAGCCCCAACCCTGTGGTGGTGCGCAGCCTAGAGAGTGATCAGGAGGGTCACTACAGCGTGAAGGCCCAGTTCAAGACCTCCAGCTCCTACACAGCCGGGGGACTGTACAAGGAGGCCtgggggggagaggagggaggagaggggagcgGCCGACTTACGCCATCGCGCTCTCAGATCGTACGGACTCCGTCATTGGGGCGAGAGGGTGGTGGAGgcggaggaggggggagagcaGCAGTGTCTGAAGAGCTGCGGTGCTGGTACCAGAGGTCCTCGGGGAGcctgaaggagagaagtcaCTCACATTCGGGGTCTACTTCCTCTGAGACAGGGTCGCAGCAAGGCACTCTGGGACATGGTCGAGGGAGTAGAGTAGGGACACTCGCCAAGGGCTCACCAGGTGGGTCTAATTCTTTTGTTCATTAAACCCTTCTCATATGGGTAAAGAGTATCATCATGTGTTTTAGGTAAAAGCCTTAGACTGTCCCTGTTTGTTACGATTAGCataagttttgtttatttagagGTTCTAATTATAAATGTCCAGTTTAGAAAATACTGCCCGGTGTGAGGGTCAAACTCAAAACCTTCAGATTATGAGACTGACGCACTGCCTACTGCGCCACTGAGGCCTGTATATGataattaatttgtgtttacatgttctAACAATAACTGAGCACAAAGAGTAGCGATGCACACTCTACTATTGTAGGTGGCCCCATTTTTTCTTCATTGGATGACAATTCATCTTTGCTTGTctctgctgctataacaaatAAATCCAAATTATTTGGCCAATGCATAATCTGTTAGCAATATCAAATATCACTGCATCAACTAAACTTACACATCAAAaattaaagtcttttttttttcatggaaaTCTGGATACAGCGTAAgactgtgtttgacaagtctaCAGTAATACAGGGCTGGATAAGAGATAAAAAGAATCAATGTCCTGTGTGAGATTTGAACTCACAGCCTTCAGATTATGAAACAGACTCACCACCTACTGAACCAACAAGGTCTGTATTGGTCAGCATGATGTAGGATTTATGTGACATG from the Siniperca chuatsi isolate FFG_IHB_CAS linkage group LG4, ASM2008510v1, whole genome shotgun sequence genome contains:
- the frmd4a gene encoding FERM domain-containing protein 4A isoform X1 translates to MTEGRRCQVHLLDDRKLELLVQPKLMAKDLLDLVASHFNLKEKEYFGIAYTDETGHFSWLQLDRRVLEHEFPKKSGPIILYFCVRFYIESISYLKDNATIELFFLNAKSIIYKELIEVDSDVVFELASYILQEAKGDFTSNDATRSDLKKLPALPTQALKEHPSLAYCEERVIEHYKKLSGQSRGQAIVNYMSIVESLPTYGVHYYAVKDKQGIPWWLGLSYKGIFQYDHQDKVKPRKVFQWRQLENLYFREKKFSVEVHDPRSRASVTRRTFGHSGIAVHTWYACPALIKSIWAMAISQHQFYLDRKQSKSKIHAARSLSEIAIDLTETGTLKTSKLANMGSKGKIISGSSGSLLSSGSQESDSSQTAKKDMLAALRARQDALEETLRQRLEELKSICIREAELTGKLPKEYPLDPGEEPPTVRRKIGTAFKLDEQKILPKGEEEELERLEREFAIQSQITEAARRLASDPHVSSKKLKKQRKTSYLNALKKLQEIENSINEYRVRSGKKPTQRASLIIEEANIGSEDSSLSDALVLDDDDPQVTGTPTFSPVASPHKGLPPRPPSHSRPPPPQSLDGLRHLHYTRSDYDKSPIKPKMWSESSLDEPYEKVKKRSSHSSHRRFPSSGSAEAGGSNSLQSSPIRSLPHWNSQSSMPSTPDLRTRTPHYVHSTRSVDISPTRLHSLAQHFRNRSSSLESQGKLLASEPDAHPHTLGTLGSPDFFLGPGRSSNGSDPLDDCSSCTSQSSSEHYYPSGGAPGSNPNYSTLGEDSPSKARQRQRQRHRSAGHLGSSNSGSMPNLAAKNGSGGGSGGGVMGGGHHGVYLHSQSQPSSQYRIKEYPLYVEGSPNPVVVRSLESDQEGHYSVKAQFKTSSSYTAGGLYKEAWGGEEGGEGSGRLTPSRSQIVRTPSLGREGGGGGGGGRAAVSEELRCWYQRSSGSLKERSHSHSGSTSSETGSQQGTLGHGRGSRVGTLAKGSPAASPHSQRSMTPSSEHAATPTPPCSPQHILNWQSGSFSDSCFLSSPLCSELADVQWYGHDKAKPGTLV
- the frmd4a gene encoding FERM domain-containing protein 4A isoform X4 translates to MTEGRRCQVHLLDDRKLELLVQPKLMAKDLLDLVASHFNLKEKEYFGIAYTDETGHFSWLQLDRRVLEHEFPKKSGPIILYFCVRFYIESISYLKDNATIELFFLNAKSIIYKELIEVDSDVVFELASYILQEAKGDFTSNDATRSDLKKLPALPTQALKEHPSLAYCEERVIEHYKKLSGQSRGQAIVNYMSIVESLPTYGVHYYAVKDKQGIPWWLGLSYKGIFQYDHQDKVKPRKVFQWRQLENLYFREKKFSVEVHDPRSRASVTRRTFGHSGIAVHTWYACPALIKSIWAMAISQHQFYLDRKQSKSKIHAARSLSEIAIDLTETGTLKTSKLANMGSKGKIISGSSGSLLSSGSQESDSSQTAKKDMLAALRARQDALEETLRQRLEELKSICIREAELTGKLPKEYPLDPGEEPPTVRRKIGTAFKLDEQKILPKGEEEELERLEREFAIQSQITEAARRLASDPHVSSKKLKKQRKTSYLNALKKLQEIENSINEYRVRSGKKPTQRASLIIEEANIGSEDSSLSDALVLDDDDPQVTGTPTFSPVASPHKGLPPRPPSHSRPPPPQSLDGLRHLHYTRSDYDKSPIKPKMWSESSLDEPYEKVKKRSSHSSHRRFPSSGSAEAGGSNSLQSSPIRSLPHWNSQSSMPSTPDLRTRTPHYVHSTRSVDISPTRLHSLAQHFRNRSSSLESQGKLLASEPDAHPHTLGTLGSPDFFLGPGRSSNGSDPLDDCSSCTSQSSSEHYYPSGGAPGSNPNYSTLGEDSPSKARQRQRQRHRSAGHLGSSNSGSMPNLAAKNGSGGGSGGGVMGGGHHGVYLHSQSQPSSQYRIKEYPLYVEGSPNPVVVRSLESDQEGHYSVKAQFKTSSSYTAGGLYKEAWGGEEGGEGSGRLTPSRSQIVRTPSLGREGGGGGGGGRAAVSEELRCWYQRSSGSLKERSHSHSGSTSSETGSQQGTLGHGRGSRVGTLAKGSPAASPHSQRSMTPSSEHAATPTPPCSPQHILNWQSGGTADSSPTEDVCQSPPQPSSDA
- the frmd4a gene encoding FERM domain-containing protein 4A isoform X9; translation: MAISQHQFYLDRKQSKSKIHAARSLSEIAIDLTETGTLKTSKLANMGSKGKIISGSSGSLLSSGSQESDSSQTAKKDMLAALRARQDALEETLRQRLEELKSICIREAELTGKLPKEYPLDPGEEPPTVRRKIGTAFKLDEQKILPKGEEEELERLEREFAIQSQITEAARRLASDPHVSSKKLKKQRKTSYLNALKKLQEIENSINEYRVRSGKKPTQRASLIIEEANIGSEDSSLSDALVLDDDDPQVTGTPTFSPVASPHKGLPPRPPSHSRPPPPQSLDGLRHLHYTRSDYDKSPIKPKMWSESSLDEPYEKVKKRSSHSSHRRFPSSGSAEAGGSNSLQSSPIRSLPHWNSQSSMPSTPDLRTRTPHYVHSTRSVDISPTRLHSLAQHFRNRSSSLESQGKLLASEPDAHPHTLGTLGSPDFFLGPGRSSNGSDPLDDCSSCTSQSSSEHYYPSGGAPGSNPNYSTLGEDSPSKARQRQRQRHRSAGHLGSSNSGSMPNLAAKNGSGGGSGGGVMGGGHHGVYLHSQSQPSSQYRIKEYPLYVEGSPNPVVVRSLESDQEGHYSVKAQFKTSSSYTAGGLYKEAWGGEEGGEGSGRLTPSRSQIVRTPSLGREGGGGGGGGRAAVSEELRCWYQRSSGSLKERSHSHSGSTSSETGSQQGTLGHGRGSRVGTLAKGSPAASPHSQRSMTPSSEHAATPTPPCSPQHILNWQSGSFSDSCFLSSPLCSELADVQWYGHDKAKPGTLV